From a single Diachasmimorpha longicaudata isolate KC_UGA_2023 chromosome 13, iyDiaLong2, whole genome shotgun sequence genomic region:
- the LOC135168581 gene encoding chymotrypsin-C-like isoform X2, translated as MLPITATNMFFAKFNTISLIYFCFIFYDAVKDAEARRQARMINAENALIEEFPSNVFLRSVYNRNGSLNSNFCSGSLITPTHVLTAAHCTVCYKKGMASPYYARPHQIFVRAGVASLGQRGNDYTVKRIYRGDGWNVQHELNPWSLFDIAILELNEVVELGPTQQIIKLPFFSPEFDEEGVLLAAGPTSSDPNTYGTMKKATFKVVPCARWVQEGLICVRNETVNSTEERIFLAGYPHCAHCDF; from the exons ATGTTGCCTATCACAGCGACCAACATgttttttgcaaaattcaaTACAATTTCTTTGATCTACTTCTGTTTTATATTCTACGATGCTGTTAAAG ATGCTGAGGCACGACGACAAGCAAGAATGATTAATGCGGAAAACGCCCTAATTGAAGAATTTCCATCAAATGTCTTCCTCCGTTCCGTGTACAACAGAAATGGATCCCTGAACTCGAACTTCTGTAGCGGATCGCTCATTACCCCAACTCATGTACTGACTGCTGCACACTGTACCGTCTGCTACAAAAAAGGTATGGCATCCCCTTACTACGCGCGCCCGCACCAGATCTTTGTCAGAGCAGGGGTTGCTAGTCTTGGTCAGCGGGGCAACGACTACACTGTTAAACGAATATATAGAGGCGACGGCTGGAACGTTCAGCATGAATTAAATCCATGGTCACTTTTCGATATAGCCATTCTCGAG TTAAACGAAGTTGTAGAGCTAGGCCCTACACAACAAATTATTAAGTTACCATTCTTTTCCCCCGAGTTCGATGAAGAAGGTGTTCTGCTTGCAGCCGGACCGACATCTTCAGATCCCAATACATACGGAACGATGAAAAAAGCCACGTTTAAGGTCGTACCGTGCGCAAGATGGGTCCAAGAGGGTCTAATTTGTGTCCGGAATGAAACCGTCAATTCGACTGAG GAGCGCATCTTCTTAGCTGGGTATCCACACTGTGCACATTGTGACTTTTGA
- the LOC135168581 gene encoding trypsin-like isoform X1, whose product MLPITATNMFFAKFNTISLIYFCFIFYDAVKDAEARRQARMINAENALIEEFPSNVFLRSVYNRNGSLNSNFCSGSLITPTHVLTAAHCTVCYKKGMASPYYARPHQIFVRAGVASLGQRGNDYTVKRIYRGDGWNVQHELNPWSLFDIAILELNEVVELGPTQQIIKLPFFSPEFDEEGVLLAAGPTSSDPNTYGTMKKATFKVVPCARWVQEGLICVRNETVNSTEGDSGSPFIIDGRLSGIISALPNKRDYLILTDVVKYFDWIVNIVGMLEEFEGLS is encoded by the exons ATGTTGCCTATCACAGCGACCAACATgttttttgcaaaattcaaTACAATTTCTTTGATCTACTTCTGTTTTATATTCTACGATGCTGTTAAAG ATGCTGAGGCACGACGACAAGCAAGAATGATTAATGCGGAAAACGCCCTAATTGAAGAATTTCCATCAAATGTCTTCCTCCGTTCCGTGTACAACAGAAATGGATCCCTGAACTCGAACTTCTGTAGCGGATCGCTCATTACCCCAACTCATGTACTGACTGCTGCACACTGTACCGTCTGCTACAAAAAAGGTATGGCATCCCCTTACTACGCGCGCCCGCACCAGATCTTTGTCAGAGCAGGGGTTGCTAGTCTTGGTCAGCGGGGCAACGACTACACTGTTAAACGAATATATAGAGGCGACGGCTGGAACGTTCAGCATGAATTAAATCCATGGTCACTTTTCGATATAGCCATTCTCGAG TTAAACGAAGTTGTAGAGCTAGGCCCTACACAACAAATTATTAAGTTACCATTCTTTTCCCCCGAGTTCGATGAAGAAGGTGTTCTGCTTGCAGCCGGACCGACATCTTCAGATCCCAATACATACGGAACGATGAAAAAAGCCACGTTTAAGGTCGTACCGTGCGCAAGATGGGTCCAAGAGGGTCTAATTTGTGTCCGGAATGAAACCGTCAATTCGACTGAG GGTGACAGCGGTTCCCCTTTCATAATCGACGGCAGACTTAGTGGAATAATATCGGCATTACCAAACAAACGAGACTATTTAATTCTAACGGATGTCGTTAAATATTTCGATTGGATTGTGAATATTGTTGGCATGCTGGAAGAATTTGAAGGCCTATCTTGA
- the LOC135168581 gene encoding chymotrypsin-C-like isoform X3: protein MLPITATNMFFAKFNTISLIYFCFIFYDAVKDAEARRQARMINAENALIEEFPSNVFLRSVYNRNGSLNSNFCSGSLITPTHVLTAAHCTVCYKKGMASPYYARPHQIFVRAGVASLGQRGNDYTVKRIYRGDGWNVQHELNPWSLFDIAILELNEVVELGPTQQIIKLPFFSPEFDEEGVLLAAGPTSSDPNTYGTMKKATFKVVPCARWVQEGLICVRNETVNSTEFFQIIVA, encoded by the exons ATGTTGCCTATCACAGCGACCAACATgttttttgcaaaattcaaTACAATTTCTTTGATCTACTTCTGTTTTATATTCTACGATGCTGTTAAAG ATGCTGAGGCACGACGACAAGCAAGAATGATTAATGCGGAAAACGCCCTAATTGAAGAATTTCCATCAAATGTCTTCCTCCGTTCCGTGTACAACAGAAATGGATCCCTGAACTCGAACTTCTGTAGCGGATCGCTCATTACCCCAACTCATGTACTGACTGCTGCACACTGTACCGTCTGCTACAAAAAAGGTATGGCATCCCCTTACTACGCGCGCCCGCACCAGATCTTTGTCAGAGCAGGGGTTGCTAGTCTTGGTCAGCGGGGCAACGACTACACTGTTAAACGAATATATAGAGGCGACGGCTGGAACGTTCAGCATGAATTAAATCCATGGTCACTTTTCGATATAGCCATTCTCGAG TTAAACGAAGTTGTAGAGCTAGGCCCTACACAACAAATTATTAAGTTACCATTCTTTTCCCCCGAGTTCGATGAAGAAGGTGTTCTGCTTGCAGCCGGACCGACATCTTCAGATCCCAATACATACGGAACGATGAAAAAAGCCACGTTTAAGGTCGTACCGTGCGCAAGATGGGTCCAAGAGGGTCTAATTTGTGTCCGGAATGAAACCGTCAATTCGACTGAG TTTTTTCAGATAATTGTTGCATAA